The Mangrovimonas cancribranchiae nucleotide sequence ATCTAAATCGTATAATTTAACCTGAAGGTTGTGAACATCAGCAATTTCGTAGATTTCTTCCTTAAAAATTAAGGGGATTTTTTCGGTGGTAACTTCGTAAGTAGTTTCACGTATAACAAAATCTATATTACGCTTTATGGCGCGTTCTTTTCTGTTTAGTCGCTCTTGATGATAGTCTTTTGTTTCTTCTCTATATTGATGAATTGTTACTACAGCAATTAAAATGGATGCGACAAGCACCAATAAAATCATGGCAATAAAAATTCTAAATCGTAGAGAGAGTTTTTTTAGCTGCATACGTTTATTCAGTTAGCTAAATATAGCAATAATCAAGCCACTTCGTTTTATGCATCGGGATTTTTTGACCTAATGTTTTTATAGATTTTAAACCCTAACATTAATAATACGCCTAAAACCACAATGCCAACAACGCCAAAAATCCAATTTATAGCATTTTTTAAAATAACTAAAAACACTACGGCAAACAAAATAAATGTGGCACCTTCGTTCCACAAGCGCATAAAATTTGATGTTTTTTTCACCTCATCACGCTGTAACTGCTTATAAAATTGATGCGTTTTTAGGTGATATACAACAAGCAATACAACGAATAATAATTTAACGTGCATCCATGGTTGTTGGAGCCAAACTGGTTGTAAAATTAATAACCACACAGCAAATATAGTTGCTAAAATAGCCGATGGCCACGTAATAATGTTCCATAAACGTTTGGCCATTAGTTTTAGCTGTTTGCCAAGAATGTCTTTCTCTGGCGATGGCTTATGAAAAGCTTCTATTTGGTATACAAAAAGTCTTGGAATGTAAAACAGTCCTGCAAACCAAGTCACGACAAAAATTAAATGTAACGCTTTTATATAATTGTAATATTCCACAAGCTAAAGGTAATTATTCTGAAATTGGTTTAATTAAAGTCTTTCGTATTTCCCTGTTTAAAAAATAGGCCGTAACAATAGTTGCCAACACATCGGCAATAGGGAACGACATCCACACGCCTAATTCACCATAAAAACTGGGTAAAATCAAGATTAACGGAATAAAGAAAAAGCCTTGGCGTGTTAGCGTTAACAGCAAAGCTGGCGTCGCTTTACCAATGGCCTGAAAATACGCAGCACCTATTAATTGAATGGCAATAATTGGTGTTGCAGCAAATACCCAGCGCATGGCACTTGGTGTTTCTTTAAGTACTTCGGCATCGTGTGTAAATAAACGCGTAATAACATCGGGAAACAGCATTAATAAAATAAAAATGACCGTTGCCAAAATAACCGCATATTTAATAGCCGTATTAATAGTTTCCCGAACGCGACTATATTTTGATGCGCCATAATTATAGCCTGCAATAGGCAAAAAGCCTTGGGTGATTCCGAAAACTGGAAATAAAGCAAACATTAACATTCGTCCAACAATAGCATAAGCCGTAACCGAAGTCTCACCCCCTAAATTGAATAGAATGTTGTTCATAAACAAATAGGTGATACTTACAACGGCTTGTCTAGCTAAAGTGACAAAACCTAAAGAGCCTATTTCTTTAACTATTAATTTATCTAAGCCTAAATGAGCAAAGCTTAATTTTAATTCGGAGTTTTTTGAGAAAAAGAACCACATAATAAACAACAAACACAACATATACGATCCTGTGGTTGCCCAAGCGGCACCATACATTCCTAAATCTAGAAGATTTATAAACACATAGTCTAAAATAAGGTTACCAACCGATGGAATCATCATAGCATACATCGCAAATTTTGGTTTGCCTTCAGCACGTATAACGGTATTTCCCATCATACAAAGCGCTAAAAATGGTACACCATAAAGCACAATGATGTAGTAAA carries:
- a CDS encoding CopD family protein, yielding MEYYNYIKALHLIFVVTWFAGLFYIPRLFVYQIEAFHKPSPEKDILGKQLKLMAKRLWNIITWPSAILATIFAVWLLILQPVWLQQPWMHVKLLFVVLLVVYHLKTHQFYKQLQRDEVKKTSNFMRLWNEGATFILFAVVFLVILKNAINWIFGVVGIVVLGVLLMLGFKIYKNIRSKNPDA
- a CDS encoding MATE family efflux transporter, whose protein sequence is MAKVASEDLGTKPISKLLVKQAVPASIGILVMSLNILVDTIFVGNWIGSTAIAAINVVLPVSFFIAALGMSIGVGGSSIISRALGADNKSKALKTFGNQITLTLLFTVTLVVFGLLYVDDIIPAFGGKGAIFEPAKIYYIIVLYGVPFLALCMMGNTVIRAEGKPKFAMYAMMIPSVGNLILDYVFINLLDLGMYGAAWATTGSYMLCLLFIMWFFFSKNSELKLSFAHLGLDKLIVKEIGSLGFVTLARQAVVSITYLFMNNILFNLGGETSVTAYAIVGRMLMFALFPVFGITQGFLPIAGYNYGASKYSRVRETINTAIKYAVILATVIFILLMLFPDVITRLFTHDAEVLKETPSAMRWVFAATPIIAIQLIGAAYFQAIGKATPALLLTLTRQGFFFIPLILILPSFYGELGVWMSFPIADVLATIVTAYFLNREIRKTLIKPISE